A DNA window from Kitasatospora atroaurantiaca contains the following coding sequences:
- a CDS encoding class I SAM-dependent methyltransferase produces MREPDPKPYWNTNVARHPDILRAVPEVCGDALDVGSGDGLLARKLAGRAKRVTGIDKSPEMIACSRKLAAGHPTLAFIEGDFLTADLPAGSFDFICSVTTVHHMDFEAALTRMSELLRPGGTLVVVGLAREASVADWAAVIAAAPVVRITKVLRRARGPEGMPVADPQMSYGEVRAAARRLLPGMRYRRHVLRRYSVAWEKPPSEPADCF; encoded by the coding sequence ATGCGCGAGCCCGATCCGAAGCCGTACTGGAACACGAACGTCGCCCGGCACCCCGACATCCTCCGAGCTGTTCCCGAGGTGTGCGGCGATGCGCTGGATGTCGGCTCCGGGGACGGACTGCTGGCGCGGAAACTGGCCGGGCGAGCGAAGCGGGTGACCGGGATCGACAAGTCACCTGAGATGATCGCCTGCTCACGCAAGCTTGCCGCGGGCCACCCGACCCTCGCTTTCATCGAGGGAGACTTCCTCACAGCCGACCTCCCCGCCGGGAGCTTCGACTTCATCTGCTCGGTGACCACGGTCCATCACATGGACTTCGAGGCGGCGCTCACTCGCATGAGCGAGCTGCTGCGGCCCGGCGGCACGTTGGTTGTGGTCGGCCTGGCCCGCGAGGCGAGCGTGGCGGACTGGGCAGCGGTGATCGCGGCGGCCCCGGTCGTACGGATCACGAAGGTGCTACGTCGTGCGCGCGGCCCAGAGGGGATGCCCGTCGCCGACCCACAGATGAGCTACGGGGAGGTGCGGGCCGCCGCGCGTCGGCTGCTGCCCGGCATGCGTTACCGCCGGCATGTGCTCCGCCGGTACTCGGTGGCCTGGGAGAAACCGCCTTCTGAACCGGCTGATTGTTTCTGA
- a CDS encoding DUF4157 domain-containing protein, whose amino-acid sequence MAPPVVHEVLAAAGERLDEETAATMGARYGRDFSQVRVHADARAGESADAVGARAYTVGNHIVFADGAYAPQTEQGSHLLAHELIHTLQQPLAGPAATSASLPVGAPTDPAEREAETNAGLANGGATVDLTAGVHGAALRRQTPPSGGMRPAHARGFGGEQAMGFAYPQEEWIFLGGPSGAAGHGVTTSGFDGVAVRTGGPLEIHLLDNKSLARQGNVSSATALTTNLQRNIGDLTTLVAEPRFDDVPRIGEIRTALSAARTALQTGQRLPGSVRLIVTNAGGRSTGVTGTLANQGVEFRDLNQPAPRPAPTAPPAAGTRSTGTPQGGTRSAEGEAGSGGRSSTDARVGTPSEPPIEAGPSPKGTAAIGGIFVAFQGINFVSNLINDHIQGKRAQQALDAIAPEVARNRAAHPNAFTLVVLVYSQVEAPSESLIQPGPVFSHLETGSGVTKDEARRDWQRTPQLRAAGGRVRQEEMWIPPVQQAGPAAMARPFPRAALATFAVGRAILQDVEWGGLTGFDDEGTTKLTVPADVQPRFIVMRVPSPLRWFYEGVHDTVIPVEERAAAEGGSIPVVNLDPSMPFADVSAACVFPADDDTAALFAAGPPTRDNLGHLRGRVNLQEARWVRPENIQVLGRFTD is encoded by the coding sequence ATGGCACCACCGGTCGTGCACGAGGTGCTTGCAGCCGCCGGTGAGCGGCTGGACGAGGAGACCGCGGCCACCATGGGCGCGCGGTACGGCAGGGATTTCAGCCAGGTCCGCGTGCACGCCGATGCCAGGGCCGGGGAGTCCGCCGATGCGGTCGGCGCCCGTGCCTACACGGTGGGCAATCACATCGTGTTCGCCGACGGCGCCTACGCCCCGCAGACAGAGCAGGGCAGCCACCTTCTCGCCCACGAGCTCATCCACACGCTGCAGCAGCCACTGGCCGGTCCGGCGGCGACCTCGGCGAGCCTGCCTGTGGGTGCACCGACCGACCCTGCCGAGCGGGAAGCCGAGACCAACGCCGGGCTGGCGAACGGTGGGGCGACGGTCGACCTGACGGCTGGTGTCCACGGGGCGGCGCTGCGGCGGCAGACGCCGCCGTCCGGTGGTATGCGGCCGGCGCACGCCCGGGGATTCGGCGGCGAGCAGGCTATGGGTTTCGCCTATCCGCAGGAGGAGTGGATCTTTCTCGGCGGTCCTAGTGGTGCGGCCGGACACGGGGTGACCACGAGCGGTTTCGACGGTGTGGCGGTGCGCACCGGCGGACCGTTGGAGATTCACCTGCTGGACAACAAGTCCTTGGCCCGGCAGGGGAACGTGTCCAGTGCCACCGCGCTGACGACGAACCTGCAGCGCAACATCGGCGACCTGACCACCCTGGTGGCCGAGCCCCGATTCGACGATGTGCCGCGCATCGGCGAGATTCGCACAGCCCTGTCCGCCGCGCGTACGGCGTTGCAGACCGGCCAGCGCCTGCCGGGCTCCGTCAGGCTGATCGTCACCAACGCGGGTGGCAGGTCCACCGGTGTGACAGGCACCCTTGCCAACCAGGGGGTGGAGTTCCGCGACCTCAACCAGCCCGCACCGCGCCCGGCTCCCACAGCCCCGCCCGCGGCTGGCACCCGGTCGACGGGAACCCCACAGGGTGGAACGCGCTCGGCAGAAGGCGAGGCGGGCTCCGGCGGCAGGTCGAGTACCGACGCCAGGGTGGGCACCCCGAGTGAGCCGCCGATCGAGGCCGGGCCGTCACCGAAGGGTACGGCCGCCATCGGGGGTATCTTCGTCGCGTTCCAAGGAATCAACTTCGTGTCGAACCTGATCAACGATCACATCCAGGGCAAGCGGGCACAGCAGGCGCTGGACGCGATCGCACCGGAGGTGGCACGGAACCGTGCTGCCCATCCGAACGCTTTCACGCTGGTGGTCCTCGTCTACAGCCAGGTCGAAGCGCCGAGCGAGAGCCTGATCCAGCCAGGGCCGGTGTTCAGCCACCTGGAGACGGGCAGCGGGGTGACCAAGGACGAGGCCCGCCGGGACTGGCAGCGAACACCGCAGCTGAGGGCGGCCGGCGGCCGTGTGCGGCAGGAGGAGATGTGGATCCCGCCGGTACAGCAGGCCGGCCCGGCGGCGATGGCCAGGCCGTTTCCCAGGGCCGCGCTGGCCACCTTTGCCGTCGGCCGAGCAATCCTGCAGGACGTCGAGTGGGGCGGTCTCACCGGGTTCGACGATGAGGGGACGACCAAGCTCACAGTGCCCGCGGACGTGCAGCCGCGGTTCATCGTGATGCGGGTCCCCTCACCGCTGCGATGGTTCTACGAGGGCGTTCACGACACCGTGATCCCGGTCGAAGAGCGTGCGGCGGCCGAGGGTGGCAGCATTCCGGTGGTCAACCTGGACCCGTCGATGCCTTTCGCCGACGTCTCGGCTGCCTGTGTGTTTCCCGCCGACGACGACACCGCCGCGCTGTTCGCCGCCGGCCCACCCACCCGGGACAACCTCGGTCACCTGCGCGGCCGCGTCAACCTTCAGGAGGCCCGCTGGGTGCGCCCGGAGAATATCCAGGTCCTCGGCCGCTTCACCGACTGA
- a CDS encoding VOC family protein has translation MEMTVQLTIDCSDPQRMVTFWAEALGYVPEPPPGGHATWRAYWAAVGVPEAELPAGAGDIPESIIDPAGRGPRVWFQQVPEPKVAKNRWHFDLKVGGGRDVPLDVRTQRVKATVERLVKAGATVLRIKDEPDTGLYAAAMQDPEGNEFDVV, from the coding sequence ATGGAGATGACAGTGCAGCTGACGATCGACTGCTCCGATCCGCAGAGAATGGTGACTTTCTGGGCCGAGGCCCTGGGCTACGTGCCTGAGCCTCCGCCGGGCGGGCACGCCACGTGGCGTGCTTACTGGGCGGCGGTGGGGGTGCCCGAGGCAGAATTGCCGGCCGGTGCCGGGGATATTCCGGAGTCGATCATCGATCCCGCGGGACGTGGACCGAGGGTGTGGTTCCAGCAGGTTCCAGAGCCGAAGGTCGCCAAGAACCGGTGGCACTTCGACCTGAAGGTTGGTGGAGGCCGTGACGTCCCACTGGACGTCCGCACACAGCGGGTCAAGGCTACGGTGGAACGGCTGGTTAAAGCTGGTGCCACCGTGCTGCGGATCAAGGATGAGCCGGACACGGGGCTCTACGCCGCCGCCATGCAGGACCCCGAGGGCAACGAATTCGACGTCGTCTGA